A section of the Phycodurus eques isolate BA_2022a chromosome 4, UOR_Pequ_1.1, whole genome shotgun sequence genome encodes:
- the proser3 gene encoding proline and serine-rich protein 3 isoform X1, whose protein sequence is MKSRNSMTIRQNASEPAAFTVGETTFSQSCTKVLPNKRTKRSLIPVRSHQRDHPKVHMSDNDETQWHEKNGPSFLTHSGLFIDRVSSPTLSDMERPSRSSGAPKSIGSLQRDSAVTKYIDRFRYGQPLSREERQQRSCEFEEESMPLWWMSSSSLPPSSTPTKILHKDPEDDHSQAISSPAGRPLDDDLSCSPRLGDYNMKAYIPSDTSQSEFEDTEILHLQERATKLLQRGDSILSNVSIPASSEGLGCSDRSSSVNINQTAQRPLINTSIKSTAAMARLDSAFAVPLQRYTVTSSMSPHTRPEEDILSQWRLRRKMEQASEWSHSLQNFELCTPTFKGRAPSLHFSSVNGHPYKQQQSIQYPEPSQGAVPEPKEAHGHHQSTSVPLAIAVSDTLVSQPQSLVHVPAHMHLLCDILPCPTRSPHPIMFQGNPRIPEETLTKERTEETKVSGNLKRNSINEPPYRHIPSPPPAPCRHTDVDCPFRPTDGGHPSRPREGGSPSRPIEGGCPTRLTKDGHPSKPKEEGSPSRHTEDRNQSRLVGGGHDENPRMTNEMAKKEKDQTKQVGESEKTERIIRKQKKLTRCPGCSEHADGPNVTSSAQQKKKNKTRADPRQQQRRKDAGHHAPPSSPVHRALGQQVVSEVLFPPVDSSPQDAAVPSLPAHPQSSLPPCNAHTSLEVMSQLLQEAEGFVFSDSDEKEFEDDPLLRVLRTQRKWVKEQISEVDFMLHNKPEDKTT, encoded by the exons ATGAAATCCAG AAACTCTATGACGATAAGGCAGAATGCATCCGAGCCAGCAGCTTTTACAGTGGGGGAGACAACTTTCAGCCAGTCTTGCACCAAAGTCTTGCCTAACAAAAGGACCAAGCGG AGTTTGATTCCCGTACGCTCACACCAGCGAGACCATCCAAAAGTGCACATGTCTGACAACGATGAGACTCAATGGCATGAAAAAAATGGACCATCTTTTTTGACACATTCTGGACTTTTCATTGACCGTGTTTCTTCTCCTACCTTATCGGACATGGAAAGACCTTCACGGTCATCAGGAGCTCCAAAATCTATTGGTTCCCTTCAGAGGGATTCAGCAGTGACAAA GTACATCGATCGTTTTCGCTATGGACAACCGCTGAGTCGAGAGGAGCGCCAGCAGAGGTCCTGTGAATTTGAAGAGGAGAGTATGCCTTTGTGGTGGATGTCTTCCTCATCTTTACCTCCTAGTTCAACACCAACAAAAATTTTGCACAAAG ATCCGGAAGATGATCACAGCCAAGCCATTTCCAGTCCGGCAGGACGCCCACTTGATGATGACTTGAGTTGTTCGCCACGCTTAGGAGACTATAACATGAAAGCATAT ATTCCATCAGACACATCTCAGAGTGAGTTTGAGGACACAGAGATACTTCACCTTCAAGAAAGGGCCACCAAACTTCTGCAGAGAGG TGACAGTATTCTTAGCAATGTATCCATTCCTGCCAGTTCAGAGGGCCTGGGATGCTCAGATCGCTCTTCTTCAGTCAATATAAATCAGACAGCACAAAGACCTTTGATTAACACTTCAATAAAATCTACAGCTG CAATGGCCAGGTTGGACTCCGCTTTTGCTGTGCCCCTCCAACGATACACCGTCACTTCTTCAATGTCGCCCCATACACGTCCAGAAGAGGACATCCTTTCCCAGTGGCGTTTAAGAAGAAAGATGGAGCAGGCCAGCGAATGGTCTCATTCCCTGCAAAACTTCGAACTTTGTACCCCCACATTTAAGGGTCGGGCCCCCAGTCTACACTTTTCCTCAGTAAATGGGCACCCTTACAAG CAACAGCAAAGTATTCAATACCCTGAACCCTCACAAGGAGCTGTTCCTGAGCCCAAAGAAGCCCATGGACATCATCAGTCAACTTCAGTCCCACTTGCCATTGCTGTCTCTGATACGCTAGTCTCCCAGCCACAGTCTCTCGTGCATGTTCCTGCGCACATGCATCTCCTTTGTGACATTCTTCCCTGTCCCACACGGTCACCTCATCCGATCATGTTCCAAGGAAATCCACGCATACCGGAAGAGACCTTAACTAAAGAAAGAACTGAAGAAACCAAAGTCTCTGGTAACTTAAAGCGCAATTCCATCAACGAGCCTCCCTACAGACACATTCCATCACCGCCTCCTGCTCCTTGTAGACATACAGATGTAGATTGTCCTTTTAGACCTACAGATGGAGGTCATCCTTCTCGACCTAGAGAAGGTGGCAGTCCATCAAGACCTATAGAAGGAGGCTGTCCTACCAGACTTACAAAAGACGGCCATCCTTCGAAACCCAAGGAAGAAGGCAGTCCTTCTAGACATACAGAAGATCGGAATCAGTCTAGACTTGTCGGAGGAGGTCATGACGAGAACCCcagaatgacaaatgagatggctaaaaaggaaaaagaccAAACAAAGCAAGTGGGAGAAAGTGAGAAGACTGAGAGGATTATCAGAAAACAGAAGAAATTGACAAG GTGTCCTGGATGTAGCGAGCATGCCGATGGGCCTAACGTCACAAGCTCTGcacagcagaagaagaagaacaagacaCGGGCAGATCCACGGCAGCAGCAGAGACGTAAAGATGCAGGCCATCATGCACCACCTTCTTCTCCGGTCCATCGTGCCTTAGGCCAG CAGGTTGTTTCAGAGGTCCTGTTCCCACCAGTGGACTCTTCTCCCCAAGATGCAGCTGTCCCATCTCTCCCTGCCCATCCGCAATCCTCACTTCCTCCTTGCAACGCACACACCTCACTGGAGGTCATGTCCCAGCTGCTGCAAGAGGCTGAAG gatttgttttttcagattCGGATGAGAAAGAATTTGAAGACGACCCTTTACTACGAGTCCTTCGCACACAAAGAAAATGGGTTAAGGAGCAAATCAG TGAAGTGGACTTCATGTTGCACAATAAGCCAGAAGATAAGACAACTTGA
- the proser3 gene encoding proline and serine-rich protein 3 isoform X4 produces the protein MKSRNSMTIRQNASEPAAFTVGETTFSQSCTKVLPNKRTKRSLIPVRSHQRDHPKVHMSDNDETQWHEKNGPSFLTHSGLFIDRVSSPTLSDMERPSRSSGAPKSIGSLQRDSAVTKYIDRFRYGQPLSREERQQRSCEFEEESMPLWWMSSSSLPPSSTPTKILHKDPEDDHSQAISSPAGRPLDDDLSCSPRLGDYNMKAYIPSDTSQSEFEDTEILHLQERATKLLQRGDSILSNVSIPASSEGLGCSDRSSSVNINQTAQRPLINTSIKSTAAMARLDSAFAVPLQRYTVTSSMSPHTRPEEDILSQWRLRRKMEQASEWSHSLQNFELCTPTFKGRAPSLHFSSVNGHPYKQQQSIQYPEPSQGAVPEPKEAHGHHQSTSVPLAIAVSDTLVSQPQSLVHVPAHMHLLCDILPCPTRSPHPIMFQGNPRIPEETLTKERTEETKVSGNLKRNSINEPPYRHIPSPPPAPCRHTDVDCPFRPTDGGHPSRPREGGSPSRPIEGGCPTRLTKDGHPSKPKEEGSPSRHTEDRNQSRLVGGGHDENPRMTNEMAKKEKDQTKQVGESEKTERIIRKQKKLTRCPGCSEHADGPNVTSSAQQKKKNKTRADPRQQQRRKDAGHHAPPSSPVHRALGQVVSEVLFPPVDSSPQDAAVPSLPAHPQSSLPPCNAHTSLEVMSQLLQEAEDSDEKEFEDDPLLRVLRTQRKWVKEQISEVDFMLHNKPEDKTT, from the exons ATGAAATCCAG AAACTCTATGACGATAAGGCAGAATGCATCCGAGCCAGCAGCTTTTACAGTGGGGGAGACAACTTTCAGCCAGTCTTGCACCAAAGTCTTGCCTAACAAAAGGACCAAGCGG AGTTTGATTCCCGTACGCTCACACCAGCGAGACCATCCAAAAGTGCACATGTCTGACAACGATGAGACTCAATGGCATGAAAAAAATGGACCATCTTTTTTGACACATTCTGGACTTTTCATTGACCGTGTTTCTTCTCCTACCTTATCGGACATGGAAAGACCTTCACGGTCATCAGGAGCTCCAAAATCTATTGGTTCCCTTCAGAGGGATTCAGCAGTGACAAA GTACATCGATCGTTTTCGCTATGGACAACCGCTGAGTCGAGAGGAGCGCCAGCAGAGGTCCTGTGAATTTGAAGAGGAGAGTATGCCTTTGTGGTGGATGTCTTCCTCATCTTTACCTCCTAGTTCAACACCAACAAAAATTTTGCACAAAG ATCCGGAAGATGATCACAGCCAAGCCATTTCCAGTCCGGCAGGACGCCCACTTGATGATGACTTGAGTTGTTCGCCACGCTTAGGAGACTATAACATGAAAGCATAT ATTCCATCAGACACATCTCAGAGTGAGTTTGAGGACACAGAGATACTTCACCTTCAAGAAAGGGCCACCAAACTTCTGCAGAGAGG TGACAGTATTCTTAGCAATGTATCCATTCCTGCCAGTTCAGAGGGCCTGGGATGCTCAGATCGCTCTTCTTCAGTCAATATAAATCAGACAGCACAAAGACCTTTGATTAACACTTCAATAAAATCTACAGCTG CAATGGCCAGGTTGGACTCCGCTTTTGCTGTGCCCCTCCAACGATACACCGTCACTTCTTCAATGTCGCCCCATACACGTCCAGAAGAGGACATCCTTTCCCAGTGGCGTTTAAGAAGAAAGATGGAGCAGGCCAGCGAATGGTCTCATTCCCTGCAAAACTTCGAACTTTGTACCCCCACATTTAAGGGTCGGGCCCCCAGTCTACACTTTTCCTCAGTAAATGGGCACCCTTACAAG CAACAGCAAAGTATTCAATACCCTGAACCCTCACAAGGAGCTGTTCCTGAGCCCAAAGAAGCCCATGGACATCATCAGTCAACTTCAGTCCCACTTGCCATTGCTGTCTCTGATACGCTAGTCTCCCAGCCACAGTCTCTCGTGCATGTTCCTGCGCACATGCATCTCCTTTGTGACATTCTTCCCTGTCCCACACGGTCACCTCATCCGATCATGTTCCAAGGAAATCCACGCATACCGGAAGAGACCTTAACTAAAGAAAGAACTGAAGAAACCAAAGTCTCTGGTAACTTAAAGCGCAATTCCATCAACGAGCCTCCCTACAGACACATTCCATCACCGCCTCCTGCTCCTTGTAGACATACAGATGTAGATTGTCCTTTTAGACCTACAGATGGAGGTCATCCTTCTCGACCTAGAGAAGGTGGCAGTCCATCAAGACCTATAGAAGGAGGCTGTCCTACCAGACTTACAAAAGACGGCCATCCTTCGAAACCCAAGGAAGAAGGCAGTCCTTCTAGACATACAGAAGATCGGAATCAGTCTAGACTTGTCGGAGGAGGTCATGACGAGAACCCcagaatgacaaatgagatggctaaaaaggaaaaagaccAAACAAAGCAAGTGGGAGAAAGTGAGAAGACTGAGAGGATTATCAGAAAACAGAAGAAATTGACAAG GTGTCCTGGATGTAGCGAGCATGCCGATGGGCCTAACGTCACAAGCTCTGcacagcagaagaagaagaacaagacaCGGGCAGATCCACGGCAGCAGCAGAGACGTAAAGATGCAGGCCATCATGCACCACCTTCTTCTCCGGTCCATCGTGCCTTAGGCCAG GTTGTTTCAGAGGTCCTGTTCCCACCAGTGGACTCTTCTCCCCAAGATGCAGCTGTCCCATCTCTCCCTGCCCATCCGCAATCCTCACTTCCTCCTTGCAACGCACACACCTCACTGGAGGTCATGTCCCAGCTGCTGCAAGAGGCTGAAG attCGGATGAGAAAGAATTTGAAGACGACCCTTTACTACGAGTCCTTCGCACACAAAGAAAATGGGTTAAGGAGCAAATCAG TGAAGTGGACTTCATGTTGCACAATAAGCCAGAAGATAAGACAACTTGA
- the proser3 gene encoding proline and serine-rich protein 3 isoform X3, which produces MKSRNSMTIRQNASEPAAFTVGETTFSQSCTKVLPNKRTKRSLIPVRSHQRDHPKVHMSDNDETQWHEKNGPSFLTHSGLFIDRVSSPTLSDMERPSRSSGAPKSIGSLQRDSAVTKYIDRFRYGQPLSREERQQRSCEFEEESMPLWWMSSSSLPPSSTPTKILHKDPEDDHSQAISSPAGRPLDDDLSCSPRLGDYNMKAYIPSDTSQSEFEDTEILHLQERATKLLQRGDSILSNVSIPASSEGLGCSDRSSSVNINQTAQRPLINTSIKSTAAMARLDSAFAVPLQRYTVTSSMSPHTRPEEDILSQWRLRRKMEQASEWSHSLQNFELCTPTFKGRAPSLHFSSVNGHPYKQQQSIQYPEPSQGAVPEPKEAHGHHQSTSVPLAIAVSDTLVSQPQSLVHVPAHMHLLCDILPCPTRSPHPIMFQGNPRIPEETLTKERTEETKVSGNLKRNSINEPPYRHIPSPPPAPCRHTDVDCPFRPTDGGHPSRPREGGSPSRPIEGGCPTRLTKDGHPSKPKEEGSPSRHTEDRNQSRLVGGGHDENPRMTNEMAKKEKDQTKQVGESEKTERIIRKQKKLTRCPGCSEHADGPNVTSSAQQKKKNKTRADPRQQQRRKDAGHHAPPSSPVHRALGQQVVSEVLFPPVDSSPQDAAVPSLPAHPQSSLPPCNAHTSLEVMSQLLQEAEDSDEKEFEDDPLLRVLRTQRKWVKEQISEVDFMLHNKPEDKTT; this is translated from the exons ATGAAATCCAG AAACTCTATGACGATAAGGCAGAATGCATCCGAGCCAGCAGCTTTTACAGTGGGGGAGACAACTTTCAGCCAGTCTTGCACCAAAGTCTTGCCTAACAAAAGGACCAAGCGG AGTTTGATTCCCGTACGCTCACACCAGCGAGACCATCCAAAAGTGCACATGTCTGACAACGATGAGACTCAATGGCATGAAAAAAATGGACCATCTTTTTTGACACATTCTGGACTTTTCATTGACCGTGTTTCTTCTCCTACCTTATCGGACATGGAAAGACCTTCACGGTCATCAGGAGCTCCAAAATCTATTGGTTCCCTTCAGAGGGATTCAGCAGTGACAAA GTACATCGATCGTTTTCGCTATGGACAACCGCTGAGTCGAGAGGAGCGCCAGCAGAGGTCCTGTGAATTTGAAGAGGAGAGTATGCCTTTGTGGTGGATGTCTTCCTCATCTTTACCTCCTAGTTCAACACCAACAAAAATTTTGCACAAAG ATCCGGAAGATGATCACAGCCAAGCCATTTCCAGTCCGGCAGGACGCCCACTTGATGATGACTTGAGTTGTTCGCCACGCTTAGGAGACTATAACATGAAAGCATAT ATTCCATCAGACACATCTCAGAGTGAGTTTGAGGACACAGAGATACTTCACCTTCAAGAAAGGGCCACCAAACTTCTGCAGAGAGG TGACAGTATTCTTAGCAATGTATCCATTCCTGCCAGTTCAGAGGGCCTGGGATGCTCAGATCGCTCTTCTTCAGTCAATATAAATCAGACAGCACAAAGACCTTTGATTAACACTTCAATAAAATCTACAGCTG CAATGGCCAGGTTGGACTCCGCTTTTGCTGTGCCCCTCCAACGATACACCGTCACTTCTTCAATGTCGCCCCATACACGTCCAGAAGAGGACATCCTTTCCCAGTGGCGTTTAAGAAGAAAGATGGAGCAGGCCAGCGAATGGTCTCATTCCCTGCAAAACTTCGAACTTTGTACCCCCACATTTAAGGGTCGGGCCCCCAGTCTACACTTTTCCTCAGTAAATGGGCACCCTTACAAG CAACAGCAAAGTATTCAATACCCTGAACCCTCACAAGGAGCTGTTCCTGAGCCCAAAGAAGCCCATGGACATCATCAGTCAACTTCAGTCCCACTTGCCATTGCTGTCTCTGATACGCTAGTCTCCCAGCCACAGTCTCTCGTGCATGTTCCTGCGCACATGCATCTCCTTTGTGACATTCTTCCCTGTCCCACACGGTCACCTCATCCGATCATGTTCCAAGGAAATCCACGCATACCGGAAGAGACCTTAACTAAAGAAAGAACTGAAGAAACCAAAGTCTCTGGTAACTTAAAGCGCAATTCCATCAACGAGCCTCCCTACAGACACATTCCATCACCGCCTCCTGCTCCTTGTAGACATACAGATGTAGATTGTCCTTTTAGACCTACAGATGGAGGTCATCCTTCTCGACCTAGAGAAGGTGGCAGTCCATCAAGACCTATAGAAGGAGGCTGTCCTACCAGACTTACAAAAGACGGCCATCCTTCGAAACCCAAGGAAGAAGGCAGTCCTTCTAGACATACAGAAGATCGGAATCAGTCTAGACTTGTCGGAGGAGGTCATGACGAGAACCCcagaatgacaaatgagatggctaaaaaggaaaaagaccAAACAAAGCAAGTGGGAGAAAGTGAGAAGACTGAGAGGATTATCAGAAAACAGAAGAAATTGACAAG GTGTCCTGGATGTAGCGAGCATGCCGATGGGCCTAACGTCACAAGCTCTGcacagcagaagaagaagaacaagacaCGGGCAGATCCACGGCAGCAGCAGAGACGTAAAGATGCAGGCCATCATGCACCACCTTCTTCTCCGGTCCATCGTGCCTTAGGCCAG CAGGTTGTTTCAGAGGTCCTGTTCCCACCAGTGGACTCTTCTCCCCAAGATGCAGCTGTCCCATCTCTCCCTGCCCATCCGCAATCCTCACTTCCTCCTTGCAACGCACACACCTCACTGGAGGTCATGTCCCAGCTGCTGCAAGAGGCTGAAG attCGGATGAGAAAGAATTTGAAGACGACCCTTTACTACGAGTCCTTCGCACACAAAGAAAATGGGTTAAGGAGCAAATCAG TGAAGTGGACTTCATGTTGCACAATAAGCCAGAAGATAAGACAACTTGA
- the proser3 gene encoding proline and serine-rich protein 3 isoform X2 has translation MKSRNSMTIRQNASEPAAFTVGETTFSQSCTKVLPNKRTKRSLIPVRSHQRDHPKVHMSDNDETQWHEKNGPSFLTHSGLFIDRVSSPTLSDMERPSRSSGAPKSIGSLQRDSAVTKYIDRFRYGQPLSREERQQRSCEFEEESMPLWWMSSSSLPPSSTPTKILHKDPEDDHSQAISSPAGRPLDDDLSCSPRLGDYNMKAYIPSDTSQSEFEDTEILHLQERATKLLQRGDSILSNVSIPASSEGLGCSDRSSSVNINQTAQRPLINTSIKSTAAMARLDSAFAVPLQRYTVTSSMSPHTRPEEDILSQWRLRRKMEQASEWSHSLQNFELCTPTFKGRAPSLHFSSVNGHPYKQQQSIQYPEPSQGAVPEPKEAHGHHQSTSVPLAIAVSDTLVSQPQSLVHVPAHMHLLCDILPCPTRSPHPIMFQGNPRIPEETLTKERTEETKVSGNLKRNSINEPPYRHIPSPPPAPCRHTDVDCPFRPTDGGHPSRPREGGSPSRPIEGGCPTRLTKDGHPSKPKEEGSPSRHTEDRNQSRLVGGGHDENPRMTNEMAKKEKDQTKQVGESEKTERIIRKQKKLTRCPGCSEHADGPNVTSSAQQKKKNKTRADPRQQQRRKDAGHHAPPSSPVHRALGQVVSEVLFPPVDSSPQDAAVPSLPAHPQSSLPPCNAHTSLEVMSQLLQEAEGFVFSDSDEKEFEDDPLLRVLRTQRKWVKEQISEVDFMLHNKPEDKTT, from the exons ATGAAATCCAG AAACTCTATGACGATAAGGCAGAATGCATCCGAGCCAGCAGCTTTTACAGTGGGGGAGACAACTTTCAGCCAGTCTTGCACCAAAGTCTTGCCTAACAAAAGGACCAAGCGG AGTTTGATTCCCGTACGCTCACACCAGCGAGACCATCCAAAAGTGCACATGTCTGACAACGATGAGACTCAATGGCATGAAAAAAATGGACCATCTTTTTTGACACATTCTGGACTTTTCATTGACCGTGTTTCTTCTCCTACCTTATCGGACATGGAAAGACCTTCACGGTCATCAGGAGCTCCAAAATCTATTGGTTCCCTTCAGAGGGATTCAGCAGTGACAAA GTACATCGATCGTTTTCGCTATGGACAACCGCTGAGTCGAGAGGAGCGCCAGCAGAGGTCCTGTGAATTTGAAGAGGAGAGTATGCCTTTGTGGTGGATGTCTTCCTCATCTTTACCTCCTAGTTCAACACCAACAAAAATTTTGCACAAAG ATCCGGAAGATGATCACAGCCAAGCCATTTCCAGTCCGGCAGGACGCCCACTTGATGATGACTTGAGTTGTTCGCCACGCTTAGGAGACTATAACATGAAAGCATAT ATTCCATCAGACACATCTCAGAGTGAGTTTGAGGACACAGAGATACTTCACCTTCAAGAAAGGGCCACCAAACTTCTGCAGAGAGG TGACAGTATTCTTAGCAATGTATCCATTCCTGCCAGTTCAGAGGGCCTGGGATGCTCAGATCGCTCTTCTTCAGTCAATATAAATCAGACAGCACAAAGACCTTTGATTAACACTTCAATAAAATCTACAGCTG CAATGGCCAGGTTGGACTCCGCTTTTGCTGTGCCCCTCCAACGATACACCGTCACTTCTTCAATGTCGCCCCATACACGTCCAGAAGAGGACATCCTTTCCCAGTGGCGTTTAAGAAGAAAGATGGAGCAGGCCAGCGAATGGTCTCATTCCCTGCAAAACTTCGAACTTTGTACCCCCACATTTAAGGGTCGGGCCCCCAGTCTACACTTTTCCTCAGTAAATGGGCACCCTTACAAG CAACAGCAAAGTATTCAATACCCTGAACCCTCACAAGGAGCTGTTCCTGAGCCCAAAGAAGCCCATGGACATCATCAGTCAACTTCAGTCCCACTTGCCATTGCTGTCTCTGATACGCTAGTCTCCCAGCCACAGTCTCTCGTGCATGTTCCTGCGCACATGCATCTCCTTTGTGACATTCTTCCCTGTCCCACACGGTCACCTCATCCGATCATGTTCCAAGGAAATCCACGCATACCGGAAGAGACCTTAACTAAAGAAAGAACTGAAGAAACCAAAGTCTCTGGTAACTTAAAGCGCAATTCCATCAACGAGCCTCCCTACAGACACATTCCATCACCGCCTCCTGCTCCTTGTAGACATACAGATGTAGATTGTCCTTTTAGACCTACAGATGGAGGTCATCCTTCTCGACCTAGAGAAGGTGGCAGTCCATCAAGACCTATAGAAGGAGGCTGTCCTACCAGACTTACAAAAGACGGCCATCCTTCGAAACCCAAGGAAGAAGGCAGTCCTTCTAGACATACAGAAGATCGGAATCAGTCTAGACTTGTCGGAGGAGGTCATGACGAGAACCCcagaatgacaaatgagatggctaaaaaggaaaaagaccAAACAAAGCAAGTGGGAGAAAGTGAGAAGACTGAGAGGATTATCAGAAAACAGAAGAAATTGACAAG GTGTCCTGGATGTAGCGAGCATGCCGATGGGCCTAACGTCACAAGCTCTGcacagcagaagaagaagaacaagacaCGGGCAGATCCACGGCAGCAGCAGAGACGTAAAGATGCAGGCCATCATGCACCACCTTCTTCTCCGGTCCATCGTGCCTTAGGCCAG GTTGTTTCAGAGGTCCTGTTCCCACCAGTGGACTCTTCTCCCCAAGATGCAGCTGTCCCATCTCTCCCTGCCCATCCGCAATCCTCACTTCCTCCTTGCAACGCACACACCTCACTGGAGGTCATGTCCCAGCTGCTGCAAGAGGCTGAAG gatttgttttttcagattCGGATGAGAAAGAATTTGAAGACGACCCTTTACTACGAGTCCTTCGCACACAAAGAAAATGGGTTAAGGAGCAAATCAG TGAAGTGGACTTCATGTTGCACAATAAGCCAGAAGATAAGACAACTTGA